DNA from Mycolicibacterium alvei:
GCCCTTGCTGCGTAACTGTGCCGTCTACTGACGAACACGCCGAATCTGAGGATGGTCAGCGCGACGATCCGGCGCCGCCCGGCCTGATAATCCGAGTTCGATTCATGTTTCGACGCTGCCGCGGGGCTCTGCTGCGGGCAGGCTGATCGAGTGGAGTCGTCGATCGCCGCCGTACGGAGCTGAAGCAACCCATTCACCGAAGCTCATCGACGTCAGACACGCTCAAGCACCCATCGCGCAAGGCGACAGGCGAGTCGTGGCGCAGGTTGCGACTTGTCGGCCCAGACAACCAGGAGGCATAAGCCTTGATCCACCGATGAGCTGTCGTGGCTGAGGCTGGAATGGTTTGGTGGTCGCTTGCTGGCTGTGAGCAGGGGGTATCGGCTGGTCTGTCCAGCTTTTTCCTGTGTGCTCCGGTCGTGGCCTTTCGGCGGATTGGTCAGGTGGGGGCGGTTGCTGGCGGGCTGTGGCCGATGGTGTTGCGCCACAATCGGAGCCAGTGCGTCGCCCACGGCCAGTGGGCTGGTAGGTGCAGGATGGGTCGGCGTTGGGGGCGGGCCAGTCGGGCCGGGATGGTGATGAGGCGTCGGCGCAGGGTGGCGCCGCGAGCCACCGCGTGTGCACCGCCGGCCAGGATGCCGGCGGCGCGCTGCAGGTTGTGGGCGATGGCCGCGCACAGTATCCAGGCAGAGTTCGCCCCGAAACGTCCCGAGGGCATGTGGGCCAGGGGTCCGTCGATGAGGTCGGCGAACACGGTTTCGATGATCGCGTGGCGGCGGTGAGTGATGTCAGCGACGTCGACGGGTTCGTCGGTGTCGGTGAAGAACGGGTGATATCGCCAGACCGGGAACAGGGCGTCGGGGTATCGGGCGTCTTTGACCCGGCGCACGATCAACCGTGCCGTGATCGGAGTCTTCGTGGAACTGAAAGCGGTGCAGGTGGTTTCGGCGACTTCGGCATCGGAGATCCAGGCACCGGTGTCGGGATCGCGGCGGGATAGCACACCGGGATCCACGCGGTGTCATTGATGTCGGCGATGGCCGCGACGACTGCGGCGGTCTTGGTCAGCACCAGCGAGAACCGGGCACCGGCGCGGCGGCAGGCGGTGACCACGCTGCTGTTGCCGTAGGCCGAGTCGCCGCGCACCAGGATGCGCCCGGTGACACCGGCGCCGCGGGCGGTGGCGACGGCTTGGGCGATCATGCGGGCCGCGCCTTTGCCCGAGTTGGTCTTGCCCGCCCGCAGTCGTGCTCCGGTGATCACCGGAGCGCAGTGTTCGGTGCTGATGGTGGTCACCAACGGGGAAAGACCCTTGCGCAGGATCTGCTTGCCGGCGATTTTGGTGTGGCCGTAGCTCGCACCTTGTTTGGCCTGGCCGTAGACCGGGCGCAGCAGTGAGTCGATGTCGATGAACACCCGCCCGTCGGCGCCGGGCAACAGATCGACACGCTCGCACAGAGCGCCCACGTGCTCACTGAGCACCGACTCCAGTTGCCGGGCATGGCCGAAGGTGAACTCCCGCAACAAGGTTCCGATGGTCGACGGGGCGTACACCTCGCCGAACAGGGTCTTCATCCCGCCGCTACGAACTACGTCGAGGTCGTCGATGCTGTCCGCGCCGGTGCACATCCCGGCGATCAGCGTGGTCAGCTTCGGCGACGGATTGGCCGCACCGGACTTGACCCGCTCGCAGCTGAACCGAACTTTGTCGGCCAATGACGATGACAGTCCGGTCTGCTCGGCAAGGGCCATCACCGGTACCAGGCCTGCGCACGACACCAGACGCTCATCATCGAAGACCGCCGACGATGCGGCGAACCTATGGGACACTTGCACCGGAAGTGCCTTTCCGAGTTGTGCCGATAAGTGCGTAGAGAACACTCATCATCGCAGCTCAGAGGGCACTTTCCTCATTCCGACACCCCACGACCAGCCAATTCATCGGTGGATCGAGGATAAGAACATCCGACAAGTGGCGCGCGTGGTCTTGCCACGCGCTAGACGTTAGCGACGATTAACATCTTCAGCTATTTGCAGCGGCGACCGTGGCTACTCGTCGTGACAACACTTCCCAAACCCGCGCTCCGCCTCCGGTGTCGTGCCTCAGCGCTGGACGACGCCGCCCTCGACGCCGGTGAATCGCTTGCGCAGCTCGGTCTTGAGGAGCTTGCCGGTGGCGTTGCGGGGCAGCTCGGGAAGGAGGTGCACTTCGCGGGGGCACTTGAAATGCGCCAGCCGTTCGCGGCACCAGGCGATCAGTTCGTCGGCGCTGGGTTCCTGCTCGGCGGCTGGGTCGGCCACCACCACCGCGACGACGCGCTCACCCCACTTGTCGTCCGGACCGCCGACCACCGCGGCGTCGAGCACACCGGGGTGACGGAACAGCACCTGCTCGACCTCGATGGGGTAGACATTTTCCCCGCCCGAGATGATCATGTCCTTCTTGCGGTCGACGAGCGTGATGTAGCCGTCGGCGTCGATCCGGCCGAGGTCGCCGGTGTGGAACCAGCCGCCCCGGAAGGCCTCGGCGGTGGTCGCCGGCTTCATCCAGTACCCGACGAACACGTTGGGTCCGCGCACCAGGAGTTCGCCGACGGTGTCGGCCGGGACGTCCCGGTCGTCGGCGTCCACGATGCGGGCATCGACGTGCATGGCGACCCGGCCGATTGATCCGGCCCGCGTCGTGATGTTGGCGGCGTCCAAGACCGAGACCATGGGTGCAGTCTCGGTCATCCCAAATCCCTCGGTGAAGGGGACGCCACGTTGCTGCATGAAGTCGATGACAGTCAGCGGCATCGGTGCGCCGCCGCCCATGGCCAGACGCAACGCGGAGAGATCGTAGGAGTCGAAGTCGGGCACCTGGGTCAGCGCCGACCACATCGCCGGCACCATGAACTGGACGGTGGCGCGGCTTTCGGCCATCGCCTTGAGCGTGCTCACCGGGTTGAACGACGGGAGGATCACGCTGGTCCCGCCGACGTAGAGCAATGGCAGCGTATGTACCCCGAGCCCGCCGATGTGGAACATGGGGGCGACTGCAACAGTCACGTCGCTGCCGGTCAGGCCTTGTTCGGCGCCCAGCACGTTGATGGCGTTCCACAGTAGGTTGTCGTGGGTGA
Protein-coding regions in this window:
- a CDS encoding acyl-CoA synthetase; this encodes MDRGIGQWVTKRAFLNGQRTAFVCGDTSFTYSDFDRRTNQVASNLLRLGVRKGDRVAILLVNSVEFMEVLLGCAKIGAITIPINVRLAGPEIGYILADSGADVFVFHEPLAAAAVSALAEPGVRVRHTVRAGGAPADGEIAYPDLLSGGAPEPLDSDVEGRDAAFIMYTSGTTGRPKGAILTHDNLLWNAINVLGAEQGLTGSDVTVAVAPMFHIGGLGVHTLPLLYVGGTSVILPSFNPVSTLKAMAESRATVQFMVPAMWSALTQVPDFDSYDLSALRLAMGGGAPMPLTVIDFMQQRGVPFTEGFGMTETAPMVSVLDAANITTRAGSIGRVAMHVDARIVDADDRDVPADTVGELLVRGPNVFVGYWMKPATTAEAFRGGWFHTGDLGRIDADGYITLVDRKKDMIISGGENVYPIEVEQVLFRHPGVLDAAVVGGPDDKWGERVVAVVVADPAAEQEPSADELIAWCRERLAHFKCPREVHLLPELPRNATGKLLKTELRKRFTGVEGGVVQR